A DNA window from Oncorhynchus tshawytscha isolate Ot180627B linkage group LG13, Otsh_v2.0, whole genome shotgun sequence contains the following coding sequences:
- the LOC112264426 gene encoding chromobox protein homolog 3 isoform X1 codes for MKTSSPLVSQPNMGKKQNGKGKKEVLEAEPPEEYVVEKVMDQRIVNGKVEFFLKWKGFTEADNTWEPEDNLDCPELISAFLEAQKTVVENPDSNKRKSSTDEPETEGNKAKKKKDVSDKPRGFARSLDPERIIGATDSSGELMFLMKWKDSDEADLVPAREANTRCPQVVISFYEERLTWHSCPEDEAQ; via the exons ATGAAAACCTCCTCCCCTCTTGTTTCGCAGCCTAACATGGGTAAAAAGCAGAATGGCAAAGGGAAGAAGGAGGTATTGGAGGCAGAGCCGCCAGAGGAGTATGTTGTGGAGAAGGTGATGGACCAACGCATTGTCAACGGGAAGGTGGAATTCTTCCTCAAGTGGAAGGGATTTACAGA AGCGGATAACACTTGGGAGCCAGAGGATAACCTGGATTGTCCAGAGCTGATCTCAGCTTTCTTGGAAGCACAGAAGACCGTGGTGGAGAATCCTGACTCCAACAAGAGGAAGTCTTCAACAGATgagccagagacagagggaaacaaAGCCAAGAAGAAGAAGGATGTG AGTGACAAGCCGCGGGGCTTTGCCAGGAGCCTGGATCCAGAGAGGATAATTGGTGCTACAGACAGCAGTGGAGAACTTATGTTCTTGATGAAGTG GAAAGACTCCGATGAGGCAGACCTGGTCCCGGCCCGCGAGGCCAACACCCGCTGCCCTCAGGTGGTCATCTCCTTCTACGAGGAGAGGCTGACCTGGCACTCCTGTCCCGAGGACGAGGCCCAATAG
- the LOC112264426 gene encoding chromobox protein homolog 3 isoform X2 translates to MGKKQNGKGKKEVLEAEPPEEYVVEKVMDQRIVNGKVEFFLKWKGFTEADNTWEPEDNLDCPELISAFLEAQKTVVENPDSNKRKSSTDEPETEGNKAKKKKDVSDKPRGFARSLDPERIIGATDSSGELMFLMKWKDSDEADLVPAREANTRCPQVVISFYEERLTWHSCPEDEAQ, encoded by the exons ATGGGTAAAAAGCAGAATGGCAAAGGGAAGAAGGAGGTATTGGAGGCAGAGCCGCCAGAGGAGTATGTTGTGGAGAAGGTGATGGACCAACGCATTGTCAACGGGAAGGTGGAATTCTTCCTCAAGTGGAAGGGATTTACAGA AGCGGATAACACTTGGGAGCCAGAGGATAACCTGGATTGTCCAGAGCTGATCTCAGCTTTCTTGGAAGCACAGAAGACCGTGGTGGAGAATCCTGACTCCAACAAGAGGAAGTCTTCAACAGATgagccagagacagagggaaacaaAGCCAAGAAGAAGAAGGATGTG AGTGACAAGCCGCGGGGCTTTGCCAGGAGCCTGGATCCAGAGAGGATAATTGGTGCTACAGACAGCAGTGGAGAACTTATGTTCTTGATGAAGTG GAAAGACTCCGATGAGGCAGACCTGGTCCCGGCCCGCGAGGCCAACACCCGCTGCCCTCAGGTGGTCATCTCCTTCTACGAGGAGAGGCTGACCTGGCACTCCTGTCCCGAGGACGAGGCCCAATAG